A region of Limisphaera ngatamarikiensis DNA encodes the following proteins:
- a CDS encoding ABC transporter permease → MTLRRTTIVAALSVLLIYGGLVISLAWFFDPPTLRTTLLSERVLYSVRLSLGAATIAAALAFLLAVPAAYALSRYRFRGRELVDTVLEFPIVVSPAALGAMLLVFLNHPLGEWIQNHVVRIVFTFAGIVVAQFLTVLGVAVRMLKTAFDEVPQELETVARTLGATPWYAFFTITLPLARRGLLAAFILSWAKALGEFGATVMVAGTMAMRTETLPIAIFLRLASADIEGTVALILILVAVGLTALYAARRLLGRVNHA, encoded by the coding sequence ATGACACTTCGCCGGACCACCATCGTTGCCGCGCTCTCAGTGCTGCTGATCTACGGCGGGCTGGTGATCTCCCTGGCCTGGTTTTTCGACCCGCCAACCTTGCGAACCACCCTGTTGTCCGAACGGGTTCTGTACTCGGTACGACTTTCCCTCGGAGCAGCCACGATCGCGGCCGCCCTGGCATTCCTGCTGGCCGTACCGGCTGCCTACGCTCTGTCGCGCTACCGGTTTCGGGGGCGTGAACTGGTGGATACCGTGCTGGAGTTTCCCATCGTGGTTTCGCCGGCCGCCCTGGGAGCCATGCTCCTGGTTTTCCTGAACCATCCCTTGGGGGAATGGATTCAGAATCACGTCGTCCGCATCGTTTTCACCTTCGCCGGCATTGTGGTGGCGCAGTTTTTGACCGTGCTGGGTGTAGCGGTTCGAATGCTCAAGACCGCTTTCGATGAGGTGCCGCAGGAACTGGAAACAGTGGCACGTACCCTGGGGGCCACGCCCTGGTATGCCTTTTTCACCATCACGCTGCCGCTGGCCCGAAGGGGCTTGCTGGCCGCATTCATCCTGTCCTGGGCCAAGGCCCTGGGCGAATTCGGTGCCACGGTCATGGTGGCCGGCACGATGGCCATGCGCACCGAGACCCTGCCCATCGCCATCTTTTTGCGCCTGGCCTCGGCCGACATCGAGGGGACAGTGGCGCTGATCCTGATTCTGGTCGCCGTGGGCCTGACGGCCCTTTATGCCGCGCGAAGGCTGCTGGGAAGGGTGAACCATGCTTGA
- the modA gene encoding molybdate ABC transporter substrate-binding protein: protein MLGEPGLKPVRTGSLLALNLLLVAGLWTQPVQGADRLLVYAGAASRPPTEEVARLYEQKTGVKVDLVFGGSGYVLSQMKLARQGDIYFPGSSDYMEKAKRDGDVFPESEKVVVYVVPAINVQRGNPRNIRTLRDLTRPGLRVAIANPEGVCVGAYAVEIIEREFTPAEKEAFRRNLVNYTESCEKTATAISLKMVDAVIGWSVFEHWDPARIETVPLPKAQIPRIGYIPVAVSRFTRDRAAAQAFIEFLIGPEGRAIFARHRYFTTVEEAAAWVGESKPVGGEYRVPPEWIRK from the coding sequence ATGTTGGGTGAACCCGGACTCAAACCTGTGCGTACCGGCTCCCTTCTGGCCCTCAACCTCCTGCTGGTGGCGGGGCTATGGACGCAGCCCGTCCAGGGTGCCGATCGGCTGCTCGTGTACGCGGGCGCGGCCTCCCGGCCCCCCACGGAGGAAGTTGCGCGATTGTACGAACAGAAAACCGGTGTGAAGGTCGACCTGGTGTTTGGCGGATCGGGCTATGTGCTTTCCCAGATGAAACTGGCCCGACAGGGGGACATTTATTTCCCCGGTTCTTCCGACTACATGGAGAAGGCCAAACGCGACGGCGACGTGTTCCCCGAGTCCGAAAAGGTCGTTGTGTATGTGGTGCCGGCCATCAACGTGCAGCGGGGCAATCCCCGCAACATCCGCACACTAAGGGACCTCACCCGCCCCGGATTGCGGGTGGCCATTGCCAACCCCGAGGGGGTGTGCGTCGGTGCCTATGCGGTGGAGATCATCGAGAGGGAGTTCACACCCGCCGAAAAGGAGGCGTTCCGGCGCAATCTGGTGAACTACACGGAATCCTGCGAAAAAACCGCCACGGCCATCTCCCTGAAGATGGTGGATGCCGTGATCGGCTGGAGCGTGTTTGAGCATTGGGATCCCGCCCGGATCGAGACCGTACCCCTCCCGAAGGCGCAAATCCCGAGGATCGGCTACATCCCTGTGGCCGTTTCGCGGTTCACCAGAGACCGCGCGGCCGCACAAGCGTTCATCGAATTTTTGATCGGCCCGGAAGGACGGGCGATTTTCGCCCGCCACCGCTACTTCACCACGGTCGAAGAGGCCGCGGCCTGGGTGGGCGAGTCCAAACCGGTGGGTGGCGAGTACCGCGTACCGCCCGAATGGATCAGGAAATGA
- a CDS encoding putative iron-sulfur cluster-binding metallochaperone gives MSECCSPKSSPAPAEVQPAGPMKAGCPRCGQAGRPVGLRTLKHHVRPEHLRTVEAGQFHFCRTAGCDVVYFNESGIVLTRADVRERIGLKETADPVPLCYCFGFTEKMVLDEIRATGRCTIPQRIAAEVKAGHCACEIRNPQGSCCLGEVTTVVRRLLQQVAGSSPVPDA, from the coding sequence ATGTCCGAGTGCTGTTCGCCGAAATCATCGCCCGCTCCGGCTGAGGTACAGCCCGCCGGCCCCATGAAGGCCGGTTGCCCGCGCTGCGGTCAAGCTGGCCGGCCGGTGGGGTTGCGTACGCTCAAACACCACGTCAGACCGGAACACCTGAGAACCGTGGAAGCCGGGCAATTCCACTTTTGTCGCACCGCCGGGTGCGACGTGGTCTACTTCAACGAGAGCGGAATCGTACTCACCAGGGCTGATGTGCGCGAGCGCATCGGGCTCAAGGAAACGGCCGACCCGGTGCCCCTCTGCTATTGCTTCGGCTTCACCGAAAAAATGGTGCTTGATGAAATCCGCGCCACGGGCCGGTGCACCATTCCCCAACGCATCGCCGCCGAGGTCAAAGCGGGTCACTGCGCCTGTGAAATCCGCAACCCGCAAGGCTCATGCTGTTTGGGCGAGGTCACCACCGTGGTTCGGCGACTGCTACAACAGGTGGCTGGAAGCTCTCCCGTACCGGATGCCTGA
- a CDS encoding mercuric transporter MerT family protein, with product MDKSKALRTASLGGSILAAITASLCCIGPLLAVALGAGGLAASAVFEKWRPVFLGITLALLALAWYLTYRKPKAACEPGSACAAKPAAKWNKAVLWIATVFVWVTAAFPSLSSAVLSAARPGADTCCAPSAVSDGNFAVLRVKIPGMDCAACALNIQAVLKKQAGVTQARVSFDAKEAVVQYDATKISPEKIIAAIDETGFKAEPAMRTGH from the coding sequence ATGGACAAATCGAAGGCGCTCCGAACGGCCAGTTTGGGCGGCAGCATCCTCGCCGCCATCACCGCGTCTCTCTGCTGCATCGGCCCGCTGCTTGCCGTGGCATTGGGCGCGGGCGGGCTCGCCGCTTCCGCCGTGTTTGAAAAGTGGCGTCCCGTGTTTTTGGGCATCACGCTCGCCCTGCTTGCGCTGGCGTGGTATTTGACCTATCGCAAACCGAAGGCCGCCTGCGAACCGGGCTCGGCGTGCGCAGCCAAGCCGGCGGCGAAATGGAACAAGGCGGTTTTGTGGATTGCCACGGTCTTTGTTTGGGTCACAGCGGCCTTTCCCAGCCTTTCCTCAGCAGTTTTATCAGCCGCTCGGCCGGGCGCGGACACCTGTTGTGCTCCGTCCGCTGTGTCGGATGGGAACTTTGCCGTGCTCCGGGTGAAGATCCCCGGCATGGATTGCGCGGCGTGCGCGCTGAACATCCAGGCGGTTTTGAAAAAGCAGGCTGGCGTGACGCAAGCCAGGGTCAGCTTCGACGCGAAAGAAGCCGTCGTGCAATACGACGCCACGAAAATTTCGCCCGAGAAAATCATCGCGGCGATTGATGAAACCGGGTTCAAAGCCGAACCTGCCATGCGGACCGGTCATTGA
- a CDS encoding MerR family DNA-binding protein, translated as MKAEAASVLKVGEVAKRAGVGVQTLHYYERLGLLPQPERSAANYRLYGPEAVRRVRFIKKAQRLGFSLEEIKSILDLREGGRSPCRRVAEIAQRHLQQLDARIAALEAFRQELAALVAQWAGQTARARKCAGEFCDLIERVRESLPSEKEPRKNPLTL; from the coding sequence GTGAAGGCGGAAGCTGCGTCTGTTCTGAAAGTCGGTGAAGTTGCCAAGCGCGCCGGGGTTGGCGTCCAAACGCTGCATTATTACGAGCGGCTCGGCCTGTTGCCCCAGCCGGAGCGCTCTGCCGCCAACTACCGGCTTTACGGGCCGGAGGCCGTACGCCGTGTCCGGTTCATCAAAAAGGCCCAACGGCTCGGGTTCTCCCTGGAAGAAATCAAGAGCATCCTCGACCTGCGCGAAGGCGGACGCAGCCCGTGCCGCCGCGTCGCGGAAATCGCGCAAAGACATCTGCAGCAGTTGGATGCCCGAATCGCGGCTTTGGAAGCCTTCCGGCAGGAACTGGCAGCCCTCGTGGCGCAATGGGCCGGCCAAACCGCACGCGCCCGCAAGTGCGCAGGCGAATTCTGCGACCTGATCGAGCGAGTGCGGGAATCACTCCCCTCCGAAAAAGAACCTCGAAAAAATCCCTTGACCCTCTAG
- a CDS encoding beta-propeller fold lactonase family protein, whose amino-acid sequence MNAAPVAYISNTSSDDVWVVDLTCQSVVAVIPVGDDPRGIAASPDGSRVFVANRFDNTISVIATATRTVVQTIDLGASTNVTATEPYDVVVSPDGARLYVAMKNGGSGNGDGTVVFVDLPSGNIVKEVILDSAASPEGIAISPDGNRLYVGARARRIYIVDVPTQSYFADAPGVSTRELVVTPDGQFVFARNSAVRASNNPVHDVISLGLSTWLGERGIVISPDGSRLFSVDQGQDVLVHSVDRSGTNPVVTFVTNMVDTTQSGAYGIDLTADGSLGLVSFRGSDSVRIFSTTTLNWVGPAIPMQFGAQNGSEPKQLVIVEEASSPCSGAANLTVTPLSGVVINPQTGLCEQTIRLTNQGTNGVSAARILISALATNATVFNASGTTNGTPFLQYDLPLAAGASVDFVVEFYRATRGTLAAPTYTAEASTATPPAAPTGTILQVTDRSAELANGRFLIEFTTTPGRRYAVQYSADSVTWKTAQPVLTAAATRTQWYDDGPPKTESKPASVGARFYRVVEMP is encoded by the coding sequence TTGAACGCCGCTCCGGTCGCCTACATTTCCAACACCAGTTCCGATGATGTTTGGGTGGTGGACCTGACCTGCCAAAGCGTGGTGGCTGTCATTCCAGTGGGCGACGACCCGCGCGGGATTGCCGCCAGTCCCGATGGCTCGCGGGTGTTTGTGGCGAACCGATTTGATAACACCATCTCGGTCATCGCCACGGCCACCAGGACGGTGGTGCAGACGATTGACCTGGGCGCGAGCACGAACGTCACCGCCACCGAGCCCTACGACGTGGTGGTCAGCCCTGACGGCGCGCGCCTTTACGTGGCGATGAAGAATGGCGGCTCGGGAAACGGCGATGGCACGGTGGTCTTTGTGGACCTGCCGTCGGGGAACATCGTGAAGGAAGTCATTCTCGACAGCGCCGCCTCGCCCGAGGGCATCGCTATTTCGCCCGACGGGAACCGGCTTTATGTGGGCGCGCGCGCGAGGCGGATTTACATCGTGGACGTGCCCACGCAGTCCTATTTCGCGGATGCGCCGGGCGTCTCGACACGCGAGCTGGTGGTGACGCCAGACGGCCAGTTCGTCTTCGCCCGCAACAGCGCCGTGCGCGCCAGCAACAATCCGGTCCATGACGTGATTTCACTCGGGCTGTCCACGTGGCTCGGCGAGCGCGGCATCGTCATCAGCCCCGATGGCAGCCGTCTCTTCAGCGTGGACCAAGGACAAGACGTGCTCGTTCATAGTGTGGACCGCAGCGGCACAAATCCGGTGGTCACGTTCGTGACCAACATGGTTGACACCACGCAGTCCGGGGCTTACGGCATTGACCTCACCGCCGATGGCAGTCTCGGTCTGGTGTCGTTTCGCGGCAGCGACAGCGTGCGCATCTTCAGCACGACCACGTTGAACTGGGTCGGGCCGGCGATCCCCATGCAGTTCGGGGCGCAGAATGGCAGTGAACCCAAGCAGTTGGTCATCGTGGAGGAAGCGAGTTCACCCTGCAGCGGCGCGGCTAATCTCACGGTGACGCCGCTCTCAGGCGTGGTCATCAATCCGCAGACTGGCCTTTGCGAGCAGACCATCCGGCTCACCAACCAGGGCACGAATGGCGTGTCGGCCGCGCGCATTCTCATCAGCGCGCTCGCCACGAACGCCACCGTGTTCAACGCCAGCGGCACGACCAATGGCACGCCGTTCCTGCAATACGACCTGCCGCTGGCCGCCGGGGCGAGCGTGGATTTTGTCGTCGAATTCTACCGGGCCACCCGCGGCACGCTCGCTGCGCCGACCTACACTGCGGAGGCCTCCACCGCCACGCCTCCCGCCGCGCCGACCGGCACGATCCTCCAGGTCACCGACCGCAGCGCAGAGCTTGCCAACGGGCGTTTCCTCATCGAATTCACCACCACGCCCGGACGCCGTTACGCCGTGCAATACAGCGCCGATTCCGTCACCTGGAAAACCGCACAGCCGGTCCTCACGGCCGCCGCCACCCGCACGCAATGGTATGACGACGGGCCGCCCAAGACGGAAAGCAAACCTGCCAGTGTCGGCGCGCGATTCTATCGCGTGGTGGAAATGCCCTGA
- a CDS encoding DEAD/DEAH box helicase gives MSFAKLGLKPALLQAVEALGYSEPTPIQERAIPVILSGRDLLGSAQTGTGKTAAFGLPILQQLGDHAHGPRALVLEPTRELAGQVETALREFARFTPLRVGLVHGGVGYGRQNEVLRRGVDVLVATPGRLLDHLERGTCRLDRLTHVVLDEADRMLDMGFLPDVKAILQQCPEARQTLLFSATLPPAILGLIRGAMKDPETVRIGQHRTPAETVTHRLYPVASAQKEALLLTLLDRLNHDSAIVFCRTKQGADRLATLLRAHDHAVAVLHADRTQIERERALRGFRSGQYDVLVATDIASRGLDIPEVSHVINFDVPLHPEDYVHRIGRTGRARARGEALTLMTAEDVRHVRAIEGFIRQSIPVERLEGFEYRYTALFDAATRSAQGRPRWNRGARGGRIRGGYSYAPGRR, from the coding sequence ATGTCGTTTGCAAAACTGGGGCTGAAACCAGCCCTCCTACAGGCGGTCGAAGCCCTGGGTTATTCTGAGCCGACCCCCATTCAAGAGCGTGCCATCCCCGTGATTCTGTCCGGGCGTGACCTTCTGGGTAGCGCCCAAACCGGCACCGGAAAAACGGCCGCATTCGGTCTACCCATCCTTCAGCAACTGGGCGATCATGCCCACGGTCCACGGGCGCTGGTCCTCGAACCCACCCGGGAACTGGCCGGGCAGGTGGAGACGGCGTTGCGCGAGTTCGCCCGCTTCACCCCGCTGCGTGTGGGGTTGGTCCATGGCGGCGTCGGTTACGGCCGCCAAAACGAGGTTCTCCGACGTGGCGTGGATGTGCTCGTGGCCACACCCGGTCGGTTGCTGGACCATTTGGAGCGGGGAACCTGTCGGCTGGATCGGCTGACCCACGTGGTGCTCGACGAGGCGGATCGGATGCTGGACATGGGGTTCCTCCCCGACGTGAAGGCCATCCTCCAGCAATGCCCGGAGGCACGTCAAACCCTGTTGTTCTCCGCCACCTTGCCGCCTGCGATCCTCGGGCTCATCCGCGGGGCCATGAAGGACCCGGAGACGGTCCGCATTGGCCAACACCGCACCCCTGCCGAAACCGTGACGCACCGGCTCTACCCCGTCGCCTCCGCCCAAAAGGAGGCATTGCTGCTGACGCTGCTCGACCGGCTGAACCATGATTCGGCCATTGTATTCTGCCGGACCAAACAAGGTGCGGACCGTCTGGCGACCCTGTTACGGGCTCATGACCACGCCGTGGCGGTCTTGCATGCCGACCGGACGCAAATCGAAAGGGAACGTGCGCTGCGTGGCTTTCGGTCGGGCCAGTACGACGTACTGGTGGCCACCGATATTGCCAGCCGGGGGCTGGACATTCCGGAGGTCAGTCATGTGATCAACTTCGACGTGCCCTTGCATCCGGAAGATTACGTGCACCGCATCGGCCGCACGGGCCGGGCCCGGGCCCGGGGCGAAGCCCTGACACTGATGACCGCCGAAGATGTCCGCCACGTCCGGGCCATCGAGGGGTTCATCAGGCAATCCATTCCCGTGGAGCGTTTGGAAGGATTTGAATACCGCTACACTGCCCTGTTCGACGCTGCAACCAGGTCCGCACAAGGCCGTCCGCGGTGGAATCGGGGTGCCCGCGGAGGACGGATTCGCGGCGGCTACAGCTACGCCCCCGGCCGGCGTTGA
- a CDS encoding nucleotidyltransferase family protein: MKAVILAAGRGTRMRELTRALPKPMLRVQGRPILEHIVEGLVRAGIGEIFIVTGFQAEMIEQHFADGSRWGAHIAFGRQTVQNGTGKAPEPARPFIGDSPFLLTYGDILVRPETYQDVRTRFEKSPCDGVVTVTRGEDVRQGGLALFDDAFRLHRIVEKPSADELAALQRDGWLGPDGPFWYNAGIYAFRPVLFDFLSRLQLSPRGEYELTDAINAMAAAGLRLLGLPIAGRWVDVRDPEVLRRLEAESFSS, translated from the coding sequence ATGAAAGCAGTCATTTTGGCCGCCGGCCGCGGAACGCGCATGCGGGAACTGACCCGGGCACTGCCCAAGCCCATGCTGCGCGTCCAGGGTCGGCCGATTCTGGAACATATCGTGGAGGGATTGGTCCGGGCCGGTATTGGGGAGATTTTCATCGTCACTGGCTTTCAAGCCGAGATGATCGAACAGCATTTTGCTGATGGCTCCCGCTGGGGCGCCCATATCGCCTTTGGCCGCCAGACGGTCCAAAACGGGACCGGCAAGGCCCCCGAACCAGCCCGGCCCTTCATTGGTGATTCGCCCTTTCTGCTCACCTACGGGGACATCCTGGTCCGACCCGAAACGTACCAGGACGTTCGCACCCGCTTCGAAAAGAGTCCCTGTGACGGGGTGGTCACCGTCACCCGGGGCGAGGACGTCCGGCAGGGTGGGCTGGCCCTGTTTGACGACGCGTTCCGGTTGCATCGCATTGTGGAGAAGCCCTCGGCGGACGAACTGGCAGCCCTCCAACGCGACGGCTGGCTCGGCCCCGACGGTCCCTTCTGGTACAACGCCGGCATCTACGCGTTCCGGCCCGTGCTATTCGATTTCCTGAGCCGGCTCCAGCTCTCGCCCCGGGGCGAATACGAGCTGACCGACGCCATCAACGCCATGGCGGCCGCCGGACTGCGCCTGCTCGGGTTGCCCATCGCGGGACGATGGGTGGACGTGCGCGATCCCGAGGTACTCCGACGGCTGGAGGCCGAGTCGTTTTCCTCCTGA
- a CDS encoding MqnA/MqnD/SBP family protein codes for MRALNTAPLCRGIENELVFATPAELARMLQEGQLDAALVSVVEPLWHDDYDILDGVAVACLGEVKSVFLAHRQPLEQMQTVYYDAGSLTSVTLLRVLLAERGLQPRFQPLEDLSAAPHLDNVLLIGDAALDFLFAPHDHQIFDLGYAWYELTRLPFVFAVWAMRRAVDHTALRRVLRETRDFGLETLDFIVRERTEYTPDFRRDYLGWHIHYHLGDDEKRGIERFMQLLEKHGLGPVHPPRYVW; via the coding sequence GTGCGTGCGCTGAACACGGCGCCATTGTGCCGCGGGATCGAGAACGAACTGGTTTTTGCCACGCCGGCGGAGCTGGCGCGCATGCTGCAAGAAGGGCAGCTGGACGCCGCCCTGGTGAGCGTGGTGGAACCGCTATGGCATGACGATTACGACATCCTGGACGGGGTGGCTGTGGCCTGTCTGGGTGAGGTGAAGAGCGTTTTCCTTGCCCACCGCCAGCCCCTGGAACAGATGCAGACCGTGTATTACGATGCCGGCTCGCTCACCAGCGTCACGTTGCTGCGGGTTCTCCTGGCCGAACGCGGCCTGCAACCCCGATTCCAGCCGCTGGAGGATCTCTCGGCTGCACCGCACCTGGACAACGTCCTGTTGATTGGCGATGCGGCCCTGGATTTTCTGTTTGCGCCCCACGACCACCAGATCTTCGACCTCGGATACGCGTGGTACGAGCTGACCCGCCTGCCGTTTGTTTTCGCGGTCTGGGCGATGCGCCGGGCGGTGGACCACACCGCCCTCCGCCGCGTGCTTCGGGAAACCCGCGATTTCGGATTGGAAACCCTGGACTTCATCGTACGCGAGCGCACCGAATACACGCCGGACTTTCGCCGCGACTACCTGGGTTGGCACATCCATTATCACCTTGGCGACGATGAGAAGCGCGGCATCGAGCGGTTCATGCAGCTGCTCGAGAAACACGGCCTCGGCCCGGTACATCCGCCCCGTTACGTTTGGTAG
- a CDS encoding glycoside hydrolase family 127 protein, which yields MKRMLLVWVVATTAFLHPQGAGAGEPSRALPCPVDPRIPDALALVDPGEVRLEGWLGRRVESNRVQRLMEVDLDTLLAGYRRRPGEHPWIGEHIGKWLHAATLAWANSGDPALKTRLDHTVNELLRTQEPDGYLGTYDPGHRFGLYPGADWDVWSHKYNLIGLLTYHEYTGSEAALLACRRMGDLLVRTFPAEKSILKAGTHMGMAATSVLEPMVRLYRRTGDQRYLDFARYLVRAWEEPGGPRILSALLSHGRVDRTANGKAYEMLSNLVGLCELYRVTGDPDHLRAVLAAWEDIVERRLYVTGSASQGEHFRGDHELPNHEGAHVAETCVTVTWLQLNLQLLRLTGDARFARELERTLYNHLTAAQHPSGRTWCYFTPLEGHKAYGAVQHGVAGINCCASSGPRGLALAPMVTYGILHGAAREPVLTILTFESCRARLLLNGRELAVEQRSEFPLHGRSVLAFGLSEPVRFGLRIRAPEWADPVWVLVGGKPLEVRMAQGWVDVPARLWRSGDEVELRFRLGTQLVPGTYGNRGRSALCWGPFVMACDGGLNPGLPPLAALGWTVPMDGTCSYDGEGHLRLRTRALQGRDGQRVEAVLVPFADAGAGGGEYRVWLWGPEPGWQRRLSLLLGGRESRSRPGNQPGSIVDGNPDSIVVTYDGAKADEDWYAVELPRPARISRVVFRHGRTFHDGGWFDVTEGKPRVQIRRIPDGPWETVARLDSYPAASATDAAGLRPGEGFEVRFSNAIEAVAVRVIGRPACGDNPAQSFSSCAELEAYAD from the coding sequence ATGAAACGAATGCTCCTGGTTTGGGTTGTCGCGACGACCGCTTTTCTGCATCCACAGGGTGCCGGCGCCGGTGAACCGAGTCGTGCACTCCCCTGCCCTGTCGATCCACGAATCCCGGACGCGTTGGCGTTGGTCGATCCGGGCGAGGTCCGGCTGGAGGGCTGGCTGGGACGACGGGTTGAGAGTAATCGCGTGCAACGGCTGATGGAGGTTGACCTGGACACGTTGCTGGCCGGTTATCGGCGGCGGCCGGGGGAACATCCATGGATCGGCGAGCATATCGGCAAGTGGTTGCACGCGGCCACGCTGGCGTGGGCCAATTCCGGTGATCCCGCACTCAAGACCAGGCTCGACCATACGGTGAACGAATTGCTCCGCACCCAGGAACCCGACGGATATCTCGGCACGTATGATCCCGGGCACCGCTTCGGGTTGTACCCGGGCGCCGACTGGGACGTCTGGTCGCACAAATACAATCTCATCGGGCTGCTGACCTATCACGAGTACACCGGCTCTGAAGCGGCCCTGTTGGCGTGTCGCAGGATGGGCGACCTGCTGGTGCGCACGTTTCCGGCTGAAAAAAGCATCCTGAAGGCAGGCACGCACATGGGCATGGCCGCCACCAGTGTGCTAGAACCCATGGTGCGCCTGTATCGTCGGACGGGGGATCAGCGGTATCTGGATTTTGCGCGATATCTGGTGCGTGCATGGGAAGAGCCCGGCGGACCGCGGATTCTGTCGGCCCTGCTTTCCCACGGTCGGGTGGATCGCACCGCCAACGGGAAGGCGTACGAGATGCTGTCCAATCTCGTGGGGTTGTGCGAGCTGTATCGGGTCACGGGCGATCCGGACCATCTCAGGGCGGTGCTGGCTGCCTGGGAAGACATTGTGGAGCGCCGATTGTACGTGACGGGCAGCGCCAGTCAGGGCGAGCACTTTCGGGGCGACCATGAGCTGCCCAACCATGAGGGTGCCCACGTGGCCGAAACCTGCGTGACGGTCACCTGGTTGCAGCTCAACCTGCAGTTGCTGCGACTCACCGGCGACGCCCGATTTGCGCGCGAGCTGGAGCGAACCCTGTACAATCACCTGACCGCCGCCCAGCATCCGTCGGGCCGGACCTGGTGCTATTTCACCCCCCTGGAGGGCCACAAGGCGTACGGTGCCGTACAGCATGGTGTGGCGGGCATCAACTGTTGCGCATCGAGTGGTCCGCGCGGGTTGGCGCTGGCTCCCATGGTCACCTACGGAATTCTCCATGGGGCAGCACGGGAACCCGTGCTGACGATCCTTACCTTTGAGAGTTGCCGAGCCCGGTTGCTCTTGAACGGGAGGGAGCTTGCCGTCGAGCAGCGCAGCGAGTTTCCTTTGCACGGCAGATCCGTGCTTGCGTTCGGCCTGTCAGAGCCGGTGCGGTTTGGTCTTCGTATTCGAGCTCCCGAGTGGGCGGATCCGGTGTGGGTTCTGGTGGGTGGTAAGCCTCTTGAGGTCCGAATGGCGCAGGGCTGGGTTGACGTGCCGGCTCGCTTATGGCGCAGCGGCGACGAGGTGGAACTGCGCTTTCGACTGGGGACGCAGCTGGTGCCCGGGACCTATGGCAACCGTGGCCGGTCGGCGCTGTGTTGGGGACCTTTCGTGATGGCTTGTGATGGGGGTCTCAATCCCGGTCTGCCTCCGCTGGCTGCCCTTGGGTGGACCGTTCCCATGGACGGCACATGTTCGTATGACGGCGAAGGACACCTGCGGCTTCGCACTCGCGCACTGCAGGGCCGGGATGGGCAGCGGGTGGAAGCCGTGCTGGTTCCCTTTGCCGACGCCGGTGCCGGTGGCGGGGAGTATCGCGTGTGGCTGTGGGGCCCCGAACCCGGTTGGCAACGGCGTCTTTCCCTATTATTGGGCGGCCGGGAAAGCCGGTCGCGCCCCGGAAACCAGCCCGGGTCCATCGTGGACGGAAACCCGGACAGTATCGTGGTGACCTACGATGGCGCAAAGGCTGACGAAGACTGGTATGCCGTGGAATTGCCCCGCCCCGCGCGCATCAGCCGTGTGGTATTTCGCCATGGTCGGACCTTCCACGACGGGGGCTGGTTCGACGTTACGGAAGGGAAACCGCGGGTACAGATCCGCCGCATCCCGGACGGGCCCTGGGAAACCGTGGCGAGGTTGGACTCGTATCCGGCTGCCTCGGCCACGGATGCGGCCGGGCTGCGCCCGGGTGAGGGCTTCGAAGTGCGGTTTTCGAACGCCATCGAGGCTGTGGCGGTTCGAGTGATCGGTCGACCCGCTTGCGGCGACAATCCGGCACAGAGCTTCAGCTCCTGCGCCGAGCTCGAAGCCTACGCGGACTGA